The Papio anubis isolate 15944 chromosome 1, Panubis1.0, whole genome shotgun sequence genome window below encodes:
- the LOC103884190 gene encoding olfactory receptor 2G3-like produces MEDFWDNHSFVSEFILLGFSRDSRINAILFNIFLFLYLSTLVGNGLIVILIHLDSHLHTPMYFLLSALSMLDMSYVTTTVPQMLVHLVCQKKIISYVGCVSQMYIFLVLGITEGWLFSVMAYDRYVAICYPLRYKVIMSPWLCGAMIVFCGLWGVSCSLVYTVFTMCLPYCGPNEINHFFCEVPAVLKLTCADTSLNDQVDFILGFILLLIPLSFILSSYVCIFATILKIHSAQGRLKAFFTCASHITVVTMFCGPAMFMYMNPGASASPERDKILALFYNVISAFLNPIIYSLRNKDVKKAFLKVTGWGRVPE; encoded by the coding sequence ATGGAAGACTTCTGGGATAACCACAGCTTCGTGTCTGAGTTCATCCTTCTGGGTTTCTCCAGGGATTCCCGAATTAATGCAATCCTCTTCaacatctttctcttcctctacCTCTCTACACTTGTGGGCAATGGGCTCATTGTCATCTTGATCCACCTTGACTCCCACCTCCACACACCCATGTACTTCCTCCTTAGTGCCCTTTCCATGCTGGACATGAGCTACGTTACCACTACTGTGCCCCAGATGTTGGTGCATCTGGTCTGCCAGAAGAAAATTATCTCCTATGTTGGATGTGTGTCCCAGATGTACATCTTCTTGGTTTTGGGAATCACTGAAGGCTGGCTGTTCTCTGTCATGGCTTATGATAGATATGTGGCCATCTGCTACCCACTCAGATACAAGGTTATTATGAGTCCATGGCTATGTGGAGCAATGATAGTCTTTTGTGGACTGTGGGGTGTCAGCTGTTCCCTAGTCTATACTGTCTTCACCATGTGCCTGCCCTACTGTGGTCCCAATGAGATCAACCACTTTTTCTGTGAGGTCCCTGCTGTTCTGAAGCTAACCTGTGCAGACACATCCCTCAATGACCAAGTAGATTTCATCCTGGGCTTCATCCTTCTCCTGAtacctctttccttcattctgtcCTCTTATGTCTGCATCTTTGCCACTATCTTGAAAATCCACTCAGCCCAGGGTCGACTCAAGGCCTTCTTCACCTGTGCATCCCACATCACTGTGGTCACCATGTTCTGTGGACCAGCCATGTTTATGTACATGAACCCTGGGGCCAGTGCCTCCCCAGAGAGGGACAAGATACTGGCTCTGTTCTACAATGTCATCTCTGCCTTTCTCAACCCCATAATCTACAGCCTCAGAAACAAAGATGTGAAGAAGGCTTTCCTCAAAGTAACAGGCTGGGGCAGGGTCCCTGAGTGA